The region taaatattctaatatattatatattgagAAAATTTCAtcaaacatatattttattatatatttagcttcattatattcaaaaagaataatatttttttctatatttatagaatCAGAAGATATTAAATCAGTATTatcaacatttttattatctttgTTAATATCATTTTGAATCAAATGTTTTTCATCTTCAAGGATTtgtgtttttatattatcatcatgtgctccttttttgttttttaaattattactgctttctatattatttatttctttttccattttttttttttcttttttttccctcttgttattttttctatgcTTTTCATCATTCATGATGTTGCTATTATCAGATGGTTCGATTTTTTCAACTTTTGAATTGTCTTCATTTTCTGGATCACAATTTTgattatctttatttgcCTGAACATGATCAACATAACttgtgtttttttctaataaatttatgaaataacttattgttatttcttttcgttttttttgtctttttatattttcttgtaaattttccataattttgtacataaccataattataatagatataaataaattcagTTTGTAAATATCTagattaattttatttgcatatataatagcttgaattattatttcaattaataatttatatttttttgtaaatttcgcattttttgtattcttatataaacaattaaatatttcttcgctaattatttcatgatgatcatatgcatttttttcattaaacaAGCCATTTTTTGATACCGATGATTtggatattatattttctttttcatcttcattttcctttttattaccttgcttgttcatattttcttcttcaaatgatttacttttttcattGGCTAGTAAACCTAATgaagatatttttttaacctcttttttttctgtcTTTTCCTCAGTTACAGAATAACAATTTGAGTCAAACAATAATTCATAAGAATTACAAAAACTAAAAAGTTTATGACTATCTTTTCTTATTTGTCTagcattattaaaaaggtttaatatttcttctAAATCttttatggaaaaaaaaagggtAACATCCTCACAATAATGGCTTTCCAtaattatttccttttttgcacatgctattatttattcgttattttaatatctaTAATATTTCGATAGAATTAAAGATGTgtgttattttataaaaagacTTTATGCTAACTGAAGGGAATGAACAAAAATGAAGTTTTAACAAATTCGCTTGTTTTTCTCCATCCCGTTATTCTGACCGCTGTTCCGTCTATAATagctatttattttattattatttttaaaccaTCAACAAACAATTAATCATGCATTTTATGCACTCGTTATTTGTTCATTGATTCATGAAACgattttgaattattacacatattttgtttatgataaaaaaagcccaaaataattttagctatttaaaaaaaatgcacttttattatattgcatggtcataataatatgcacaattttcataataaatttatgaacACGCAAGACGATTTTGCATTTTGACATGACTTAGTAATGTATTTTTCGAAAAGGggaaaaatacatatatacgTATAAAATGGGATATGCttatttatagaaaatattaattataacacaaaaaatgtatgctttaaaaaagacgaaaatttataattttttttatacataatttcTATAAcacaaaaatgataattattaatcTAAAAGTAATATCTCTaagaaagagaaaaaaaatgaaatatggTGTTTTcataagtaaaaaataaaaaaaataatattattaaattttgaaaaaatctTTCTACTTATCATgtttacaatatttttcacaTAAATACGTATCTATTTTAATCAagaacaattttttaagagtatttgttttgtttcCCTATgggaatatttattacatttttccTACTGATTGGATATCAAATTGTGGCatgaaattatttatataccaTGGTTTAagatgataatttttttcccttttgTGTTAAAGGggaatattaaaaaaagtaataaaataagctAGTAATAATAGCAAGAACCAGTTTTATCAATttccttatttttatatgtacagGATATTAAGTTGGCTAGCCATACACATACACACATCAcctttgttaatatatgcttgaaaaatgaaaaattatagaatAAACCTTTtgaatgtttttaaaaagtcaGTCCCTTTAAGAGTACTCAGAGAAAAACACACAAACTCAACTGGGGGTACAggaaaatcaaaaatagaagaaaaaataatacagcCAATCGAAAGTAAAACAAATAcatttgtaaataaaaataaacaaaagcTATCTAgcaatgataataataatataaaaacatttttaaaaaaatataatatatatataacatattatagtggttatatatttttgttttctatattttcatattgtGTTGGTAATCTGGTATGGATGTTTTTTGAACAACCACCACCCTTAATAATTGTAAAGGAGaatgttttaaaagataaaaaattaatagatgaatatgaagaaataaaattttccaaATATTGGACTGGCTATATAAATGAGGATAGTGcccaaattataattaacatcaaaagtaaaaataaacgtGATAAGAAgggaaaaattattagtaacttaattaaaaaaaataatgaatggattataaaaacattaacatattataatgtaaaaaaaaatgataatttacAAACAGATGATTTGAAAAcattaaaacaaaacatGACCAATAGTAGCTTATGcccaataaataatgacaaTTTTGgatgcaaaaaaaagtaacaaATAatcaatttataaaaacgtatattcaaatatatattcaaatatatattacaaatatatttttttttgtgataaaaatattattctaAAAATTAGGATAAACCCATTtgtctattttattttttccaatatatttgtctctatatattttattttatcctaaaaaaaataaataaaataagtgatatataataaaaattataactaaatatttaatagcTTTTTGATAAAGCAAACTTTTCAAGAAATGAATACAATGTTtctatttattcatataattgttttttattttttttaaattaacaTCTTTTGATTTGTTTTTCCAATCCATATACTCGATAGTAACAATCTGtgtgtaaaataaaattataaaataatttcatatGTATATCTCAAAAAAACAACATCCAATTTtaagtattatttttttatgaaaaaaagtgaaatatattacctTCCAATTAAGCTTATTTAGTATGAAATATTTGAGGTTTGTTTTGTTATTTACTTTTCCATCAAATGTGTAATAATGTGTAAATCCATTGACTTCGATGTCAATCTACGAAATGTCATGCAAATTGCAGTGATAACAGCAAAGTGAATATTTAAACTGGtcatgaaaaaatatataactataAATAAGCATACATTGGCATAGCAACTTTTTATGataccttttttttttttaatgcaaAGTCTAGCATATATGGACCCACAGGATATTCCTTATCCACATTTAATCCGATTTctgtaaaaattttttcaacttGTTGCTGCATTTTAGACACtgttattgtatttttaatattctttttttcaacCTTTTTTATTGCGTCGTCATAATCTTCTCCGAGTGCCCTTAAAAAGTATAGCACTATGTGAAGCTAAAAATGGTCGGAAAAAATCGTGAAAAATCGTGAAAAATCGTGaaaaattgtgaaaaatCGTAAAAAATCGTGAAAAATCGTGAAAAATCGTGaaaaattgtgaaaaatCGTAAAAAATCGTGAAAAAtcgtaaaataaaataaaataaaggcAATATACAACGTTCGcctctttttttatataagtaCCTGTTTCAGTTCGTCATTTTTAAGCTTATGCATATTGCTTATTAACAAAAGCACAATGTTACTTAATAATTCGTTTAAGAATTTGTCTTTTACACCACCACGAGCTAGCCAAAGTGTGATggaatatgaaatattacacaaatattttatttcaaacttttcataatttgtatatacatGTAATTTTAGAAAACTGGAGTAAATCTCATAATTCAAGTTGAGTGCAGATAGACTTAACAAAATGGTGGTCAACACACCTTTGTCCTGAAAAGGTGAAGAAATAAACAAGTTCAAtcattttccattttaattGCATTTAGATAGCCATGTAAGAAAGCTTAAAATTAAGCAGGCACACAcaaaatacatatacattCGCTACCTCATCAATTATAGGAATAAAATGCTCCGAAATGACCcgacatattttattgacAGTTACACAATCGTTGTAATTATacttattaaatatgtataatatcaTAGAAAGgtcaaataaagaaaaactTTTAACTAAgttgtttatataatattgtgtaaaaaatgttaaagcATTGAGATCTAAAGATGATGTTTTATGAAGATCAATTAATATTTGTGTTAGCATTCTTGTATTTATCACCGGTTTTTTagtcataataatttttacaaaattattatacaatgaatattttgtgAAATTTAACTTACTAAAAGAatgtataattaaatatatttcatctATGTTAAATTGATTTATATgactttttaataaattgctaatattatttaatatgccTTTTTCTTTCAAATCAATCATTTGTATGTTCTTCACCAAATATATTAGCTTGTCCTTATCAATTTCTCCATTGGTGATACcatcaaataaatcattTCTAATATTACTTACATTTCGgcttataaaatatttattataatttataatatgatCTTGTTTTTGTCTTGATACAAAAcatagaatattttttgtagttaatttttttattactttatTAATCATCCTTTGGAAATGTAGATAGCCATATATGCTTTtccataattatttattacatgaacaaaaaaaaaaaattaaacaaaaataaaaagcactgcaaattatttacaaaaaaatgaaaaaaaatattaacaatagCTCGAAAagtcagaaaaaaaaaaaaaaaaaaaaataatatagaaaagtCCGAAATGTAAGGTGAAAAAATTCAGCAATACGAAGATGGTAAATGGTAGaattataaagaaatgtttatcatataaataagtaaatatgatacatatttatatggataagtgtaataaatataaaactaaCTTCTTCATTTCACAATTAGTATAATACCAAAGTGTATACAACTTTCTCAAGggactatatttttttccaacaTTTGATCCTTCATTTAGCAATATTAATAAGCATATGCATACGatgtgtataaaaaaatgcgCATGTACTGTTCAccttttttgttattcctttaaaatttcaaaacccaaaagaaaaaataaatgctcTCACATTATATGAGCATATAAAAAGcaagaaaaatataggacttcaaaaaaatagtgaTTATGCAATGCGTTTGTGTGTGCTGAAAAGTaggattaaaaaaaacagctTGACAATATGTAGGTATGGGTATAAACATATACACACAGAAATcgaacaaaatgaaaagaagGCTGATATTATTGAAAAGTTAGTAGAACGATATAAACACCTTCGAAAGGAAGATAGGatgaaattaataaatagccatttagaaaatattaaagaaaaaaatattaatataatatatgaatttacaaaaaaaaacgaagaaaaagaaataaaagaagaatatgaaaataaaaggaaagctaaattattaaaattaagaaaaCCTGCTTATTTACAACCAAAAAatgtcaaaaaaaaaattaataatgaatttacaatagataataaatatgaagaatTGGCATGTtctgaaaaagaaaaggaatTAAAACctattgaaaaatatacactCGTTGAGGATGTCTATaaagcatatatttatagtaaagcattttcattattaaataataaatatattactaaacataaaataagtaaTGATTTTAGTTATGTTATGATTaattcaataaaaaaataccttttagaaaaaatcaAACCAGCATTAATAAACGAATTTAGTGTATATACCAATCCGTATATGCtcttaaaaaattctttACATAATCTCATATTGCATGAACATGTAAAGAATTGTTATGATGAAAGCTTGATAgagaattatataaataaaaaaacaagtctaaacattttaaaaataaatagtgCCGATGTACCTGTCGAAGTATATGAACCCCTAGTCTCATTTCATGGCGATACACATTACAACTATAATGTGCAAGACAAATTCAAACGAAGCATAAATACGTTTCTCAGCATTTTAGATACGATTCAAAAAGGGGGTGGAGATTCCCAAAACAAAAGCGAACAAAACGAATCAAgcaataaaatgaaatatgaAGATATGTCTATCTTAATAAATGATgtactaaaaaaattgcctgaaaacataaaatatccATTTGAAAACTATCCgtttgaaaatttaaaatcatttaaaacaaatataaaaaaaaaatatattggaggtattaaaaataataaacctGCAAATATAGAGGATGAAGAAATAGCACATATGAGATATCCAAACTTACAATGTGTTTCTCATTCATTACCAAAGGATCCCAAATATAGAGATAATGTTATACATGCTATTAAAGTTTTAGAACGATCGAAGCATTGGGATTATAATAGCAAAATAAAAGCCATTAATACTTTAGTTGAAGTATggaataatatgaataagaGTGAACATTATGAACATGTTTTAGATAAAGCACTTCCTCctatttatacaaaaaatatgttacgAAAAACAAGGACACGAAAAGATACATACAACAAGGGACTTTCCTATATACAGTCTCTCACTACTCAAAAGCCTCTCCACCTTCgctcaaaaaaaaattagtcACCCTAACCTGAAACCCTGAACCCCACTTTTTTCCTTAACAAGGGCGCCAATATAAGCAGCTGCCCTTTCATTGTTGTTCATGCAAATTTGAAAGTGTAGAAAAATCATATGTagcataaaatatgttatctCTACACGCGTAcagttttaatataatataatccCCTAAAAAATAGagtaattattattatataattttttttggtattttttttatttaaaaaattaaatagttatatgttttacaaaaaatgagcACTAAAGTGGCAATTACTATTtggtatttatttttttttaactaacttatgttatttttttttcttacaTGTTCATACAATTTTCTTACATTTTCTTGCATGTTCATACATTTTCTTACATTACCTTACATGTTCATACATTTTCTTACATTTTCTTGCATTTTCTTGCATTTCCTTACATGgtcataattataaaatagcGTAAAATGTAGAACAGTTTTGGTacactaaaaaatattttttaattttggcGGGTATATGCACGATAGTTTGATGAGGGCATATATTGAAAACACTTTTCACGCTAACGGAaatattgaaataaaaaaaataaaaacattttttatagtaataattttatttatattaatccGTTTAGCAGtgtattaattaattttttaatgcttatataatagcagtaatattttattatatatatcatttattaatttattcgttttttggttccttaatttttatattgcaTATGGTATGCGCACATTGCTATAAGCAGGTAAAACTATATAGAGaggaaaatgatataaggttactattttattatgatgTAACgataaaagtatatattcttaaataaaaaaataatttaaaaaaatattgttgaTGCAcatagttatatatatatatcctaAATTGCCTAATTATGTATTTCCGTTACTTTTCtttgtaattatatatataatatatttttgtacgaaaaaaaaatattttttgttattttattattgcaTACTCTTTTATactaacataaaaaaatgtccttactattttaaaaataaaaaaaaaatgtaattgcttttttataaataaatattagtaattgtttttttttctgattttatatatataataattttaatttatatataattaatttaaaaaaaatatcgttctttaatacatatatttccatttttatattcctaattttctattttaattttacataaaaataataataattagaGGAATGCTTAAAACCCTTCcccatattattataaaataatatgaaatgattttatggaatattttttagaaaacccaacataaataataaataactatatatatttaccaTATGTATGCAATAAGAAcgtttaaaaattttgtacCCCTTGCTAGCTTTAAAAGAGCTCTATATAAAGTATAACCTatgtttcttttatttatattatatatttaaataaaacaaaatattaaatacgggtaaaatgatattgaaaaaaaaactgcTGCTGGTTGTTAATTTATTCATCgtatgtgcatatttagATTTCCAATCCGTCgaatcaaaaataaataaattcaaCTACAACAATGACGACCTATTAAACAATTACGTTGATATGCCAATGCCCTATTCAACCGGTAACGACGAAATTGATAATGCCGACAATGCAGATAATGCCGACAATGCAGATAATGTCGATAATGCTGATACCGCCGACAATGCTGACACAGCTGACACCGCTAACACTGCTGACACCGCTGACAGcgaaaattatata is a window of Plasmodium chabaudi chabaudi strain AS genome assembly, chromosome: 5 DNA encoding:
- a CDS encoding RAP protein, putative — translated: MINKVIKKLTTKNILCFVSRQKQDHIINYNKYFISRNVSNIRNDLFDGITNGEIDKDKLIYLVKNIQMIDLKEKGILNNISNLLKSHINQFNIDEIYLIIHSFSKLNFTKYSLYNNFVKIIMTKKPVINTRMLTQILIDLHKTSSLDLNALTFFTQYYINNLVKSFSLFDLSMILYIFNKYNYNDCVTVNKICRVISEHFIPIIDEDKGVLTTILLSLSALNLNYEIYSSFLKLHVYTNYEKFEIKYLCNISYSITLWLARGGVKDKFLNELLSNIVLLLISNMHKLKNDELKQLHIVLYFLRALGEDYDDAIKKVEKKNIKNTITVSKMQQQVEKIFTEIGLNVDKEYPVGPYMLDFALKKKKIDIEVNGFTHYYTFDGKVNNKTNLKYFILNKLNWKIVTIEYMDWKNKSKDDKIKYIETNILEKIK